A region from the Pelobates fuscus isolate aPelFus1 chromosome 1, aPelFus1.pri, whole genome shotgun sequence genome encodes:
- the COPZ1 gene encoding coatomer subunit zeta-1, whose translation MDAVLLDPSLYTVKAVLILDNDGERLLAKYYDETYPTVKEQKAFEKNIFNKTHRTDSEIALLEGLTVVYKSSIDLYFYVIGSSHENELMLMAVLNCLFDSLSQMLRKNVEKRTLLENMEGLFLAVDEIIDGGVILESDPQQVVHRVALRGDDVPLTEQTVSQVLQSAKEQIKWSLLR comes from the exons GATCCGTCGCTGTATACAGTGAAAGCTGTTTTGATCTTGGACAATGATGGAGAGAGACTACTTGCCaag TACTATGATGAGACATATCCAACTGTGAAAGAGCAGAAGGCGTTTGAGaagaatatatttaataaaacccatCGGACGGACA GTGAGATTGCTCTACTTGAGGGACTAACGGTGGTCTACAAGAGTTCCATTGATCTATACTTCTATGTCATTGGAAGCTCGCATGAGAATGAG CTCATGTTGATGGCAGTTCTCAATTGTCTTTTTGACTCACTAAGTCAAATGCTCCG AAAAAATGTGGAAAAGCGAACTCTGCTTGAAAACATGGAAGGACTGTTCCTGGCAGTTGATGAGATAATCGATGGCGG TGTTATTTTGGAAAGCGATCCTCAGCAAGTAGTTCACCGGGTCGCCCTAAGG GGAGATGATGTTCCTCTCACAGAACAAACAGTTTCTCAA GTTCTTCAGTCGGCAAAAGAGCAAATAAAGTGGTCACTTCTGCGATAG